In Lentibacillus amyloliquefaciens, one DNA window encodes the following:
- a CDS encoding GntR family transcriptional regulator → MKAVFDDSRPIFQQISEMIADDIVDGELHEGDQIPSTTEISKFYQVNRATVQKGLSMLVDAGYAYKQRGVGMFIAKGAKSRLLAERKKDFHLQYLKPLLEEAKRIQMTKEEIIRFIEEDNDD, encoded by the coding sequence GTGAAAGCTGTTTTTGATGACTCCAGGCCAATCTTCCAGCAAATTTCAGAAATGATTGCTGATGATATTGTTGATGGTGAGTTGCATGAAGGAGATCAAATTCCCTCAACAACAGAGATTTCTAAATTTTATCAAGTGAACCGCGCAACGGTGCAAAAAGGCTTATCAATGCTCGTTGATGCAGGTTATGCATATAAACAGCGTGGCGTTGGGATGTTTATAGCTAAAGGGGCTAAAAGCCGGTTGCTTGCTGAACGTAAAAAAGATTTTCACCTTCAATATCTCAAACCATTGCTGGAAGAAGCAAAGCGAATTCAGATGACAAAAGAGGAAATTATTCGATTTATTGAGGAGGACAACGATGATTGA
- a CDS encoding TetR/AcrR family transcriptional regulator yields MNPIFNNLESEKQELIINAAIKEFVKRGFEKASTNEIVKEARISKGSLFNYFNNKKDLYIYLIEYGIQVIENLYEKIDLNETDLFKRIENIGLQKLYIHQKFPHIFDFLAAAIQEESAEVKDMIKEKVDHVYERGIELIYKQIDYSKFREDIDIEKAIEILNWTMFGFSEKELHQINTFEDMNEFGEKYLIEWKKYSEILRYSFYK; encoded by the coding sequence ATGAACCCCATATTTAACAACCTGGAATCAGAAAAACAAGAGCTTATTATAAACGCCGCAATAAAAGAATTTGTGAAAAGAGGTTTTGAAAAAGCATCAACAAATGAAATTGTTAAAGAGGCAAGAATCTCTAAAGGTTCGTTGTTTAATTATTTCAATAACAAGAAAGATCTTTATATATATTTAATCGAATACGGTATTCAAGTTATCGAAAATCTTTATGAAAAAATTGATTTGAATGAAACGGATTTATTTAAAAGAATCGAAAATATTGGATTACAGAAATTGTATATCCATCAAAAGTTTCCTCACATTTTTGATTTCTTGGCAGCTGCCATCCAAGAGGAATCAGCAGAAGTAAAAGATATGATTAAGGAAAAAGTTGATCACGTTTATGAACGGGGCATAGAGCTGATATATAAACAAATAGACTACTCCAAATTCCGTGAAGATATTGATATCGAAAAGGCTATTGAAATCCTAAATTGGACGATGTTCGGATTTAGTGAGAAAGAACTTCATCAAATAAATACCTTTGAGGATATGAACGAATTTGGTGAGAAATATCTTATAGAATGGAAAAAGTATTCTGAAATACTGAGATACAGCTTTTACAAATAA